The Metabacillus sediminilitoris genome window below encodes:
- a CDS encoding metal ABC transporter permease: MTYDAWIILTGSLVGITCAMVGCFLVLRKMAMLADAISHTVLLGIVGGYLVSRSLEGPFLLIGAVVVGLLTAMLVQVLNGKGVQADAAIGVVFTSLFAVGVILLSVFAGNIHLDVDHALMGEITFIPWDTVEWNGLELGPKAVWLLTFVFIVNLLIIIFFYKEFKISSFDPEMAAAIGIPVLLIHYLQMGMLSITTVASFDSVGAILVVAMLIVPASTAYLLTDKLINMLFISAGIGVFSSFSGYYIATILNVSIAGSMATSTGILFVIAFLFSPRHGLVAKKRAQQKLSKDRNVASEIR; encoded by the coding sequence ATGACTTATGATGCATGGATTATTTTAACTGGTTCTTTAGTTGGCATTACATGTGCAATGGTTGGATGTTTTTTAGTATTACGTAAAATGGCGATGCTAGCTGATGCGATATCACATACAGTATTATTAGGTATTGTAGGTGGTTATCTAGTTAGCCGCAGTTTGGAAGGCCCTTTCTTGTTAATCGGTGCAGTTGTTGTTGGCCTATTAACAGCCATGCTTGTTCAAGTGCTAAATGGGAAGGGTGTTCAGGCTGATGCTGCGATAGGTGTTGTCTTTACATCTCTTTTTGCAGTGGGTGTTATCCTCTTATCCGTATTTGCGGGTAACATTCACTTAGATGTTGATCATGCATTAATGGGAGAAATCACCTTTATCCCTTGGGATACAGTTGAATGGAATGGGTTAGAGTTAGGGCCAAAAGCTGTTTGGCTGTTAACGTTCGTGTTTATTGTTAATTTGCTAATTATTATTTTCTTTTATAAAGAATTCAAGATTAGCTCCTTTGATCCTGAAATGGCAGCAGCGATAGGGATACCTGTATTACTCATCCATTATTTACAAATGGGAATGCTTTCAATTACAACGGTTGCTTCATTTGACAGTGTTGGAGCGATACTAGTCGTTGCAATGTTAATCGTTCCAGCTTCTACTGCCTATTTGTTAACAGATAAACTTATCAATATGTTGTTTATTAGTGCAGGTATTGGTGTATTTTCCAGCTTTAGTGGATATTACATTGCAACTATATTGAATGTTTCCATTGCAGGTTCAATGGCAACTTCAACAGGAATCTTGTTTGTAATTGCCTTTCTATTCTCGCCTAGACATGGATTAGTTGCTAAAAAAAGAGCCCAGCAAAAACTCTCTAAAGACCGAAATGTAGCTAGTGAAATAAGATAA
- a CDS encoding metal ABC transporter ATP-binding protein: MIPVQVENLTIAYHHKPVLQEVSFEVPEGKLIGIIGPNGAGKSTLIKGILGLIPTASGEVTIYGETYQKQRKKVGYVPQRGSVDWDFPTNALDVVLMGRYGHIGWFKRPGKKDIEFAKECLTKVGMLEYGNRQISELSGGQQQRVFLARALAQDADVYFMDEPFVGVDAATEKAIIALLNDLKARGKTVLVVHHDLQTVNEYFDWVLLLNMRKIAFGPTKETFTIDNLQKTYGGKLTFLQDQSVLLKR, encoded by the coding sequence ATGATACCTGTACAAGTAGAAAATTTAACGATTGCCTATCACCATAAACCTGTACTTCAGGAAGTTAGCTTCGAGGTTCCGGAAGGAAAGTTAATTGGGATAATTGGTCCGAATGGAGCAGGGAAATCCACATTAATTAAAGGGATATTAGGATTAATTCCAACAGCGTCTGGTGAGGTAACGATTTACGGAGAAACATATCAAAAGCAACGTAAAAAAGTAGGCTATGTTCCTCAACGCGGATCAGTTGACTGGGATTTTCCGACAAATGCATTAGACGTTGTGTTAATGGGGAGATATGGCCATATTGGTTGGTTTAAGCGGCCAGGTAAAAAAGATATTGAATTTGCAAAAGAATGCCTGACTAAAGTAGGAATGCTGGAATATGGCAATAGGCAAATAAGTGAGCTATCAGGAGGACAGCAACAGCGTGTTTTCTTAGCTAGAGCTCTTGCTCAAGATGCTGATGTATATTTTATGGATGAACCGTTCGTTGGGGTGGATGCAGCGACTGAAAAAGCCATTATTGCCTTACTTAATGACTTAAAGGCGAGAGGGAAAACGGTTCTTGTTGTCCATCATGATTTACAAACTGTAAATGAATACTTTGATTGGGTGCTTTTGTTGAATATGAGGAAGATTGCATTCGGACCAACGAAAGAAACATTTACGATTGATAACTTGCAAAAAACATACGGTGGAAAGCTTACATTTTTACAAGATCAATCTGTTTTATTAAAAAGATAG
- a CDS encoding DUF1540 domain-containing protein, producing MAQDVLCEVNNCSYWAQGNKCKADAIYVVSHTGEKAESSKETDCKTFEPTE from the coding sequence ATGGCACAAGACGTTTTATGTGAAGTAAACAATTGCAGTTATTGGGCACAAGGGAATAAGTGTAAAGCCGATGCAATCTATGTAGTAAGTCATACAGGTGAAAAAGCTGAAAGCAGCAAAGAAACAGATTGTAAAACTTTTGAACCAACTGAATAA
- a CDS encoding hydrolase, with the protein MENTKKTYYITVANGQISQSSTASAWDFKIEGTDEEIIQLREYFDQVYSSDWQGFFRAHTPYVQYHYDRENDAVDETNKRIYQMIYELGDEEAKELIRTQGIISKINEQE; encoded by the coding sequence ATGGAGAATACGAAAAAAACGTATTATATAACTGTTGCAAATGGGCAAATATCCCAATCAAGTACAGCATCAGCCTGGGATTTCAAAATAGAAGGAACAGATGAAGAGATTATTCAACTTCGTGAATATTTTGATCAGGTTTATTCCTCAGATTGGCAAGGTTTTTTTCGTGCTCATACACCATATGTTCAATATCATTATGATCGCGAAAATGATGCCGTTGATGAGACAAACAAAAGGATTTATCAAATGATTTATGAACTTGGTGATGAGGAAGCAAAAGAGCTGATTCGCACACAAGGTATTATTTCAAAAATTAATGAACAAGAATAA
- the ytzI gene encoding YtzI protein, with translation MKSIFIVCIIIVIIVLLLSVLTTKKAYQYKHTVDPIKKPDEPSVNEEDSEK, from the coding sequence ATGAAATCTATCTTTATTGTTTGTATCATAATCGTCATTATTGTACTGCTGTTAAGTGTTTTAACAACTAAAAAGGCATATCAATATAAACATACTGTTGATCCTATAAAGAAGCCTGATGAACCATCAGTTAATGAAGAAGATTCTGAAAAATAA
- a CDS encoding S-ribosylhomocysteine lyase: MPSVESFELDHNAVKAPYVRHCGVHKVGSDGEVNKFDIRFCQPNKQAMKPDTIHTLEHLLAFNIRDHAEKYDHFDIIDISPMGCQTGYYLVVSGKPEVSEIIDLLEDTLKSAVEVTEIPAANEKQCGQAKLHDLEGAKRLMRFWLEQDKAELSKVFG, encoded by the coding sequence ATGCCTTCAGTTGAAAGTTTTGAATTAGATCATAATGCTGTAAAAGCTCCATATGTTCGTCATTGTGGTGTTCATAAAGTTGGCAGCGATGGAGAAGTAAATAAATTTGATATTCGTTTCTGCCAGCCGAATAAACAAGCGATGAAACCTGACACAATTCATACTCTTGAGCATTTGCTCGCGTTTAATATTCGTGACCATGCAGAGAAATATGATCACTTTGATATCATTGACATTTCACCAATGGGGTGTCAAACAGGTTATTATTTAGTTGTTAGCGGGAAACCAGAAGTAAGTGAAATCATTGACTTATTAGAAGATACATTAAAATCTGCTGTTGAAGTGACTGAAATTCCAGCTGCTAATGAAAAACAATGTGGCCAAGCAAAGCTTCATGATTTAGAAGGTGCAAAACGTTTAATGCGTTTTTGGCTCGAGCAAGATAAAGCAGAATTATCAAAAGTATTTGGATAA
- the ytkD gene encoding RNA deprotection pyrophosphohydrolase, translated as MYRFFDYYHNEVHLSFEDHPFSTNPKHVLVLCRYEDKWLLTKHSDRGYEFPGGKVEENEMAKDAAIREVKEETGGIVTSIEYIGQYKVMGKEKIIVKNIYFAMISELIKQDNYFETLGPVLLQEIPQAVKKDKQFSFIMKDDVLKRSLQEIKKRIFK; from the coding sequence ATGTATCGGTTTTTCGATTATTATCACAATGAAGTACATTTATCATTTGAGGATCACCCTTTTTCTACTAATCCAAAACATGTATTAGTTTTATGCCGCTATGAAGATAAGTGGCTGTTAACAAAACATTCAGATCGAGGATATGAATTCCCGGGTGGTAAAGTAGAAGAAAACGAAATGGCAAAAGATGCTGCCATAAGAGAAGTTAAGGAAGAAACAGGCGGAATTGTTACCTCAATCGAATATATAGGTCAATATAAGGTGATGGGCAAAGAAAAAATTATTGTAAAAAATATATATTTTGCTATGATAAGCGAGCTAATTAAGCAAGATAATTATTTTGAAACATTGGGTCCTGTCTTATTACAAGAGATTCCTCAAGCGGTGAAAAAAGATAAACAATTTAGTTTTATTATGAAAGATGATGTCTTAAAAAGAAGTCTTCAGGAAATTAAAAAGAGAATCTTTAAGTAA
- the yidD gene encoding membrane protein insertion efficiency factor YidD: MKHFFITIIKFYQKFISPMTPPTCRFYPTCSHYGLEAYQRFGAIKGSFLTIKRILKCHPFHPGGFDPVPEKKNINKEQS; this comes from the coding sequence ATGAAGCATTTTTTTATAACCATTATCAAATTTTATCAAAAATTTATTTCTCCGATGACGCCCCCAACTTGCCGCTTCTATCCAACTTGTTCACATTATGGCTTGGAGGCATATCAACGCTTCGGAGCCATAAAGGGCAGCTTTTTAACGATAAAACGAATTTTAAAATGCCATCCTTTCCATCCAGGCGGCTTTGATCCAGTCCCTGAAAAAAAGAACATAAATAAGGAACAATCATAA
- a CDS encoding Dps family protein, whose amino-acid sequence MSEKLNSTVNKQVANWTVLYVKLHNYHWFVKGSNFFTLHAKFEELYTEASVHIDELAERLLALEGTPVATMKECLELSSIKEAEGKETAEQMVQSINDDFTLLAEELKEGMELAGEVGDETTGDMLLAIHQSLEKHIWMLKSFLGK is encoded by the coding sequence ATGTCAGAAAAATTAAACAGTACTGTCAATAAACAAGTAGCAAATTGGACGGTTCTTTACGTGAAACTACATAATTATCATTGGTTTGTAAAAGGAAGTAACTTTTTCACATTACATGCTAAATTTGAGGAACTTTACACAGAAGCTTCAGTTCATATCGATGAATTAGCTGAACGACTATTAGCTCTAGAGGGTACGCCGGTAGCTACTATGAAAGAGTGCCTTGAACTCTCATCTATAAAGGAAGCAGAAGGTAAGGAAACCGCTGAGCAAATGGTTCAAAGCATTAATGACGACTTTACCTTACTAGCAGAAGAATTAAAAGAAGGAATGGAACTTGCTGGTGAAGTAGGTGATGAAACAACTGGAGACATGTTATTAGCTATTCACCAAAGTTTAGAAAAGCATATTTGGATGTTAAAATCATTCTTAGGGAAGTAA
- the menC gene encoding o-succinylbenzoate synthase, translated as MIKIKKVTLHHITQTIKEPFTSSIGHVTERDSILVEVTDLDGVTGWGEVVAFSTPWYTEETITTAFHLLKDLLIPLVKKETINHPNHLQHIFKNIKRNNMAKAALEGGIWDVFARKQELSLSHALGGVKTEIESGVVIGISTISKMTEQISQYLDNGYKRFKVKISPKQDIELIKIIRNQFPDLPLMADANSSYSLNDIDRLKELDQYHLMMIEQPFASDDIIDHAKLQHELNTPICLDESIVSCEDARKAIELGSCKVINIKPGRVGGLTESKKIHDLCQKHNIPVWCGGMIETGISRAHNIAIASLSNFSIPGDISSSSRYWEEDIVYPEIKAVDGKIAVPTGLGIGFEVQNDVIVKYRNSVTVF; from the coding sequence ATGATTAAGATAAAAAAAGTGACATTGCATCATATTACGCAAACGATAAAGGAGCCATTTACTTCAAGCATTGGTCATGTAACTGAGAGAGATAGCATACTTGTAGAAGTGACTGATCTTGATGGAGTAACTGGATGGGGCGAAGTCGTTGCCTTTTCTACACCATGGTATACAGAAGAAACGATTACGACAGCTTTTCATCTTTTAAAAGATCTATTAATTCCTCTTGTTAAAAAGGAAACGATCAACCATCCAAATCATCTTCAACATATTTTTAAAAATATAAAACGGAATAATATGGCAAAAGCAGCCCTTGAAGGTGGGATATGGGATGTATTCGCAAGAAAACAAGAGTTGTCTTTATCACACGCTTTAGGAGGAGTAAAAACAGAAATTGAGAGTGGTGTTGTGATTGGAATATCAACAATATCGAAGATGACTGAGCAAATAAGTCAGTATCTTGATAACGGTTATAAACGATTTAAAGTAAAAATCTCACCAAAACAAGATATTGAGTTGATTAAGATCATTCGTAATCAATTTCCGGATTTACCCTTGATGGCTGATGCAAACTCGTCCTATTCCCTGAATGATATTGATAGGCTAAAAGAGCTCGATCAGTATCATTTAATGATGATTGAACAGCCATTTGCTTCAGATGATATTATTGATCATGCAAAGCTTCAACATGAGCTGAATACACCAATTTGTTTAGATGAAAGCATTGTGTCATGCGAAGATGCCAGAAAAGCGATCGAACTTGGCAGCTGTAAGGTGATAAATATTAAACCAGGGCGAGTCGGCGGCTTAACTGAGTCAAAAAAAATACATGATCTCTGTCAAAAACATAACATTCCAGTTTGGTGTGGTGGAATGATTGAAACGGGTATTTCACGAGCACATAATATTGCTATTGCATCTCTTTCAAATTTTTCAATTCCTGGTGACATCTCCTCTTCATCACGATATTGGGAGGAAGATATTGTTTATCCGGAAATAAAGGCTGTAGATGGCAAGATAGCCGTGCCAACAGGGCTTGGCATCGGATTTGAAGTACAAAATGATGTAATTGTAAAATACCGTAATTCGGTAACGGTTTTCTAA
- a CDS encoding metal ABC transporter solute-binding protein, Zn/Mn family, with protein MKKWLVNLGLTIAAICLLTACGNNQTSTKSNDKVEVTTTTGQVADVVKNIGGDKVEVTSLMGPGVDPHLYQASQGDIKKLHDSDIIFYSGLHLEGKMGEIFEKMSNDKPTVAVADSIPEDMLLSANSANTHDPHVWFDIQAWIHVVDEVEKELTKLSPDNEPLFKENAANYKKELMEMDQYAKEQINTIPKESRVLVTAHDAFKYFGHAYGLEVMGLQGLSTDSEYGLKDVQALVDLLVERNIKAVFIESSISEKSINAVVEGAKEQNHEVIIGGELFSDAMGEEGTEEGTYIGMFKHNVDTIVSSLK; from the coding sequence ATGAAAAAGTGGTTAGTTAATTTAGGGTTAACGATTGCAGCAATCTGTTTATTAACGGCGTGTGGAAATAATCAAACATCAACAAAATCAAATGATAAAGTAGAGGTTACAACAACAACAGGTCAAGTAGCAGATGTAGTTAAAAACATTGGCGGAGACAAAGTGGAGGTTACATCGTTAATGGGACCTGGGGTGGATCCGCATCTTTATCAAGCCTCACAAGGAGATATAAAAAAATTACATGATTCAGATATTATCTTTTATAGTGGGCTTCATTTAGAAGGTAAAATGGGGGAAATTTTCGAAAAAATGTCAAATGATAAACCAACAGTTGCAGTAGCAGATTCCATTCCAGAAGATATGCTGTTAAGCGCAAATTCTGCAAATACACATGACCCGCACGTTTGGTTTGATATTCAAGCTTGGATTCATGTGGTGGATGAAGTTGAAAAAGAACTGACAAAGCTCTCACCTGATAATGAACCATTATTTAAAGAAAATGCTGCAAATTATAAAAAAGAGCTTATGGAAATGGATCAATACGCAAAAGAGCAAATTAACACCATTCCGAAAGAAAGTCGTGTTCTTGTAACAGCACATGATGCATTTAAATATTTCGGTCATGCATATGGACTAGAAGTAATGGGGTTACAAGGATTAAGTACTGATTCAGAGTATGGTTTAAAAGACGTTCAAGCGCTCGTCGATCTATTAGTTGAGCGGAACATTAAAGCTGTCTTTATTGAAAGCAGTATTTCTGAAAAATCCATTAATGCTGTTGTAGAAGGTGCGAAGGAACAAAATCATGAAGTTATTATTGGCGGTGAGCTCTTCTCAGATGCAATGGGTGAAGAAGGTACAGAAGAAGGGACTTATATCGGTATGTTTAAGCACAATGTTGATACAATTGTTTCTTCTTTAAAATAG
- a CDS encoding metal ABC transporter solute-binding protein, Zn/Mn family: MKKRSLFISILLLLAITLVACNGDNTSSQSTNNESADTKLKIYTTIFPLEDFTKKIGGDLVEVENVLPPGSDAHTYEPTTKMMVDIANADGFIYSGVGIESFAAKIEKSLEKEDVAFINAGNGIDLLEHEHSDEKHSEDEAAHEHEDEAHSEDEAAHEHEDEAHSEEEESHKGHDHGDKDPHVWLDPVLSITLAENIKNSLVELNPDGKETFEKNFQQVKAQLKDLDKSFTDVVSNGEKREILVSHAAYGYWEDRYGIEQISVLGLSPTEEPSQKELQNIIETAKEHDIQYIIFEANVSSDITDIVQSEIGAEALTLNNLESLTEEDKNNNEDYFSIMKKNLETIEKALSSK; encoded by the coding sequence ATGAAAAAACGTTCTTTATTCATAAGTATACTTTTATTATTAGCAATTACACTAGTTGCATGTAATGGTGATAACACTAGTTCACAATCAACAAACAACGAATCAGCTGATACAAAACTGAAAATATATACAACTATTTTTCCACTTGAGGACTTCACCAAGAAAATTGGCGGTGATTTGGTAGAGGTTGAAAATGTCCTTCCCCCTGGATCTGATGCACATACTTATGAGCCAACAACAAAAATGATGGTTGATATTGCAAATGCAGACGGATTTATTTACTCTGGTGTGGGAATTGAAAGCTTTGCCGCAAAAATTGAAAAATCTTTAGAAAAAGAAGATGTTGCATTTATAAATGCAGGAAATGGGATTGACCTTTTAGAACATGAGCATAGTGATGAAAAACATTCTGAAGATGAAGCTGCTCATGAACACGAAGATGAAGCACATTCTGAAGATGAAGCTGCTCATGAACACGAAGATGAAGCACATTCTGAAGAAGAAGAATCACATAAGGGACATGATCACGGTGACAAAGATCCACATGTCTGGCTTGATCCAGTCCTATCAATTACATTAGCAGAGAATATTAAAAATTCACTAGTTGAATTAAACCCAGATGGCAAAGAAACATTTGAAAAAAACTTTCAACAAGTAAAAGCACAGTTAAAAGATCTTGATAAGTCCTTTACAGATGTAGTAAGTAACGGCGAAAAAAGGGAAATTCTCGTTTCACATGCTGCATACGGTTATTGGGAAGACCGCTATGGCATTGAACAAATCAGTGTTTTAGGCCTTTCTCCAACTGAGGAACCCTCCCAGAAGGAATTACAAAACATTATTGAGACTGCAAAGGAACATGATATTCAGTATATAATCTTCGAAGCAAATGTAAGCAGCGATATAACTGATATTGTCCAATCCGAAATTGGAGCAGAAGCCTTAACTTTAAATAATTTAGAAAGCTTAACAGAAGAAGATAAAAACAACAATGAAGATTATTTCAGTATCATGAAGAAAAATTTAGAAACAATAGAAAAAGCACTTTCAAGTAAATAA
- a CDS encoding metal ABC transporter permease: protein MIEDLILQLQNPNTQWVLIGTMLLGVASGVVGSFTLLRKQSLIGDAMAHSALPGVCIAYLLYGSKSLLIFLIGAAIAGFISSFCIQMIIQHSRIKEDSALGIIISVFFGFGIVLLTYIQHNGTGNQSGLDDFIFGQAASMIAADVNLIAVISLILLSITAIFYKEFKLLTFDPQFAKGIGIPAKFFNGLLQLLIVCAVVIGLQTVGVVLMAAMLITPVISARYWTDKLSQMIILSGVIGGISGVVGTLLSTITEGMATGPLIIVSATCIFLISLVFAPKRGLCAKAFKQLSLRKKTAIEQVLLSYYDSAESGNIKGVTEKELLKMRKVSSNLFDYANSVLQKNAYIRKISDERWVLTDNGIQEGYKLVLQQRLYEMYLMHEMEFSHLELNSRDDLNLGTISLETKEQLFTLLKIHDRAPLLIPESSNFGNQRRIINDL from the coding sequence GTGATTGAAGATCTCATTTTACAATTGCAAAATCCAAATACACAATGGGTGTTAATCGGTACAATGCTCCTTGGGGTCGCCAGCGGTGTAGTTGGAAGCTTCACTTTGCTGAGAAAACAGAGCTTAATAGGAGATGCAATGGCTCATTCAGCCTTACCAGGGGTATGTATTGCCTATCTTTTATATGGGTCAAAATCGTTACTAATCTTCTTAATTGGAGCCGCTATTGCAGGATTCATTTCTTCCTTTTGTATACAAATGATCATTCAGCACTCCCGCATCAAAGAAGATTCTGCTCTAGGAATTATTATTTCTGTATTTTTTGGTTTTGGGATCGTTCTATTAACCTATATTCAGCATAATGGAACAGGAAATCAAAGTGGGTTAGATGATTTCATTTTTGGGCAGGCGGCATCGATGATTGCGGCAGATGTAAACTTAATAGCTGTGATCTCACTCATTTTACTTTCAATCACAGCTATTTTTTATAAAGAGTTTAAATTATTAACATTTGATCCTCAATTTGCAAAAGGAATTGGGATACCTGCTAAATTCTTTAATGGTTTATTACAATTGCTTATTGTTTGCGCAGTAGTGATTGGTCTGCAAACAGTCGGGGTTGTTTTAATGGCCGCAATGCTTATTACACCCGTAATCAGTGCTCGGTATTGGACAGATAAGCTGAGTCAAATGATCATTCTATCTGGAGTGATAGGTGGAATTAGTGGTGTTGTAGGTACGTTGCTTAGTACGATAACCGAAGGTATGGCAACAGGACCGCTTATTATTGTTTCAGCAACCTGTATATTTCTTATTTCTCTTGTGTTTGCACCGAAAAGGGGATTATGTGCGAAAGCATTTAAACAACTCTCATTACGTAAAAAAACAGCAATCGAACAAGTTTTGTTAAGTTATTATGATAGTGCTGAATCTGGAAATATTAAGGGAGTAACAGAAAAAGAACTTTTGAAAATGAGAAAAGTATCCTCTAATCTTTTTGATTATGCGAATAGTGTTCTTCAAAAGAATGCGTATATTAGGAAAATTAGTGATGAAAGATGGGTTTTAACTGATAATGGGATCCAAGAAGGTTATAAGCTTGTATTGCAGCAACGATTATATGAAATGTATTTAATGCATGAAATGGAATTTTCTCATTTAGAGCTTAACTCAAGAGATGATCTAAATCTAGGTACAATCTCACTTGAAACAAAGGAACAGCTTTTTACGCTATTGAAAATTCACGACCGGGCTCCTCTATTAATACCTGAGTCATCAAATTTTGGTAATCAGAGGAGGATCATTAATGACTTATGA
- the folE2 gene encoding GTP cyclohydrolase FolE2 has protein sequence MTRKINLPPKKERHKLFGSVEPGVKLKPIEKDKMPDLQNTKKDFLFTIDAVGISNVKHPVIIKSELNPQQQTTIANVKMTSKISHDAKGTNMSRFTEQLEKYRQSGGFVLTCNNLFDFTKELAERLKQKDASIEMTFPWFYERKGPSSELIGLNHADAKLTVSFEEGVGFKTSASLTCAVTTLCPCSKEISEYSAHNQRGYVTMHVEFTDDYRGEKDWKAALLHAAESNASAMIHPVLKRPDEKMVTETAYENPRFVEDMVRLVAADLYELEFVQAFTVECRNEESIHLHDAIASLSYRK, from the coding sequence ATGACTAGAAAGATAAACTTACCACCAAAGAAAGAACGTCATAAGCTTTTCGGCTCCGTTGAACCAGGTGTAAAGCTTAAACCAATAGAAAAAGACAAAATGCCCGATTTGCAAAATACTAAAAAAGACTTCCTTTTTACTATAGATGCAGTTGGAATTAGCAATGTAAAACATCCAGTTATCATTAAATCTGAATTGAATCCACAACAACAAACAACCATTGCTAATGTTAAAATGACAAGTAAAATCTCTCATGATGCTAAAGGTACAAACATGAGCAGATTTACTGAGCAGCTAGAAAAATATCGTCAATCTGGCGGATTTGTCTTAACTTGTAATAACCTATTTGATTTTACGAAGGAACTAGCAGAGCGTCTTAAACAAAAAGATGCTAGTATTGAAATGACATTTCCTTGGTTTTACGAACGTAAAGGACCAAGCTCTGAACTCATAGGTTTAAATCATGCAGATGCTAAGCTAACAGTTTCTTTTGAAGAAGGGGTTGGCTTCAAAACTTCAGCATCTTTAACATGTGCTGTAACAACCCTTTGCCCTTGCTCGAAAGAAATAAGTGAATATAGTGCACATAATCAGCGGGGATATGTAACAATGCATGTAGAGTTTACAGATGATTACCGCGGGGAAAAAGACTGGAAAGCAGCATTATTGCATGCAGCAGAGTCAAATGCAAGTGCTATGATTCATCCCGTTCTTAAACGACCTGATGAAAAAATGGTAACAGAGACTGCTTATGAAAATCCTCGATTCGTTGAGGATATGGTCAGACTAGTTGCAGCAGATTTATATGAATTGGAATTTGTCCAAGCATTTACAGTAGAATGTAGAAACGAAGAATCGATTCATTTACATGATGCCATTGCTAGTTTGAGCTATCGGAAATAA
- a CDS encoding beta-class carbonic anhydrase has protein sequence MRIIDEILNHNEKFVAEKEFEKFETSKFPEKKLVILSCMDTRLVELLPKAMNIKNGDVKIVKSAGAIVAHPFGSIMRSILVAVYELNADEICVVGHHDCGMSKINADDFLSKAVERGIAQEKVDTVRYSGIDLDQWLKGFDRVEDSVRDSVDQIKNHPLLTKDIPVHGLVIDPATGKLDMVVNGYEK, from the coding sequence ATGAGAATCATTGATGAAATTTTAAATCATAATGAAAAATTTGTAGCTGAAAAGGAATTTGAGAAATTTGAAACTTCAAAATTCCCTGAGAAGAAGCTTGTCATCTTATCATGTATGGATACTAGATTAGTTGAATTATTACCAAAGGCAATGAACATTAAAAATGGTGATGTGAAAATTGTCAAAAGTGCAGGTGCGATTGTTGCCCATCCTTTTGGAAGTATTATGAGAAGTATTTTAGTTGCTGTTTATGAATTAAATGCCGATGAAATTTGTGTTGTCGGTCATCATGATTGTGGAATGAGTAAAATAAATGCAGATGACTTTTTATCAAAAGCAGTTGAAAGAGGCATTGCACAAGAAAAAGTGGATACAGTTAGATATTCTGGAATCGATTTAGATCAATGGCTTAAAGGATTTGATCGAGTAGAAGATAGTGTCAGAGATAGTGTTGATCAAATTAAAAATCATCCATTATTAACGAAAGATATTCCTGTTCATGGCCTAGTAATCGATCCTGCAACAGGGAAACTAGATATGGTTGTAAATGGATACGAAAAATAG